The proteins below come from a single Chryseobacterium bernardetii genomic window:
- a CDS encoding Fic family protein: MIEQAPQIEETNQTIPLMVKFQMNGTLQKIQDEYLYWDKIKYKAKDCTPLELWSAVKLFRLLRRKEVKFHLYNFHYVITDYIQKSLHQFDMHIGGTLGSNIGIAETDKTKFIISSIMEEAISSSQMEGANTTRKKAKEMIQQEKKPRNKSEQMILNNFITMKHIVQHKSEDLTVENLLYIHKLITNNTLEDTEDEGKFRDNDDVHVVNHTNSEIVHTPPLQSDLKKLISDLCIFFNTDTEEFIHPIIKGCIIHFMIGWIHPFTDGNGRTARAVFYWYMLKKGYWLTEYLSISRIIKDTKSQYEKAYLYTEIDENDLTYFISYHIKTMEKAFVALKDYINRKQKEVFQAAKFMKIPGVNDRMAQILKILHDDPDRILNTKEIQSRFNVSNYTARTDLKSLVELGFLEIIQVNKQKQNFIKSSTFESSLKRYKL, translated from the coding sequence ATGATTGAACAAGCACCTCAAATAGAAGAAACTAATCAAACAATACCACTGATGGTTAAGTTTCAGATGAATGGAACTCTACAAAAAATACAAGATGAGTATTTATATTGGGACAAAATAAAATATAAAGCAAAAGATTGTACACCATTGGAACTATGGAGTGCGGTAAAACTGTTTCGATTATTGAGAAGAAAAGAAGTGAAATTTCATTTGTATAACTTTCATTATGTAATAACAGATTATATTCAAAAATCATTACATCAGTTTGATATGCATATTGGTGGAACATTGGGAAGTAATATAGGTATTGCAGAAACTGATAAAACGAAATTTATTATTAGTTCTATAATGGAAGAAGCTATTTCCAGTAGCCAAATGGAAGGAGCTAATACTACTAGGAAAAAGGCTAAAGAAATGATTCAGCAAGAGAAAAAGCCTAGAAATAAATCCGAGCAAATGATTTTGAACAATTTCATTACCATGAAACATATTGTTCAACATAAAAGTGAAGATCTGACTGTGGAAAATTTATTATATATACATAAATTAATAACAAATAACACATTAGAAGACACAGAAGATGAAGGTAAATTTAGAGATAATGACGATGTACATGTAGTAAATCATACTAATAGTGAAATTGTCCACACCCCACCTTTACAGTCAGACCTTAAAAAGCTTATAAGTGATTTGTGCATATTCTTTAATACTGATACTGAAGAATTTATCCATCCCATAATTAAAGGCTGTATTATTCATTTTATGATTGGATGGATACATCCTTTTACAGATGGAAATGGCCGTACTGCAAGAGCTGTATTTTATTGGTATATGCTTAAAAAAGGATACTGGCTCACAGAATATCTGTCTATATCAAGAATTATCAAAGATACAAAGTCACAATACGAGAAAGCATATCTATACACTGAAATAGATGAAAATGATTTGACTTATTTCATTTCCTATCACATCAAAACAATGGAAAAAGCATTTGTTGCATTAAAAGACTACATCAATCGCAAACAAAAAGAAGTATTTCAAGCAGCAAAGTTTATGAAAATACCAGGAGTAAATGATAGAATGGCACAAATTTTAAAAATATTACACGATGATCCCGATAGAATTCTGAACACTAAAGAAATTCAATCAAGATTTAATGTATCAAATTATACAGCAAGAACAGATCTAAAATCATTAGTTGAATTAGGCTTTTTAGAAATCATTCAAGTGAATAAACAAAAACAAAACTTTATAAAATCTTCTACTTTTGAAAGCTCATTAAAAAGATACAAATTATAA
- a CDS encoding alpha/beta hydrolase family protein, with protein sequence MKISFFSNIFIGLLLIALPEMVLSQSTDFTIQDIKFESQGVTLAGSILEPKEPLAAVIIVHGSDPVKREMEFAKRLAKEGIAVLTYDKRGVGESGGVYVGPSVGTNNIDTTNLNLLAHDANAAVKIFHTYLKDKKTPIGLVGFSQAGWIIPIAASKNPQIEFMVLFSGPTITTLEQLRFQFYTNGNNNFWENHTETDAIEHTKNDPDRYQFAATDPKIYLNTLSIPGLWLFGEKDIQIPVKLCIEQLNTLKAQGKPFEYTLFPKLSHNTSSSNDTAPVDVAIQWIKQKVFNKYSK encoded by the coding sequence ATGAAAATCAGTTTTTTCTCTAACATATTTATTGGGTTGCTATTAATAGCTTTGCCAGAAATGGTACTTTCACAATCCACCGATTTTACCATTCAGGATATAAAATTTGAAAGTCAGGGGGTCACCCTTGCAGGCTCAATTTTAGAACCTAAAGAACCATTGGCAGCCGTTATAATTGTTCACGGGTCTGATCCTGTAAAAAGAGAAATGGAGTTTGCAAAACGTCTTGCTAAAGAAGGAATTGCCGTATTAACATATGATAAACGCGGTGTTGGAGAATCTGGAGGCGTGTATGTAGGGCCGTCTGTTGGTACCAATAATATTGACACTACTAACCTTAATTTATTGGCTCACGATGCAAATGCAGCCGTAAAAATATTCCATACCTATCTGAAAGATAAAAAAACACCAATCGGATTAGTAGGATTCAGCCAGGCCGGATGGATAATCCCGATTGCTGCAAGTAAAAACCCACAAATTGAATTTATGGTTTTATTTAGCGGTCCTACCATTACTACTCTTGAGCAGCTTCGCTTTCAGTTTTATACTAATGGAAACAATAATTTTTGGGAAAATCATACAGAAACAGATGCCATTGAACATACCAAAAATGATCCGGACAGGTACCAATTTGCAGCGACTGATCCCAAAATCTATTTAAACACCCTTTCAATTCCCGGGCTTTGGCTTTTTGGTGAAAAAGACATACAGATTCCGGTAAAGTTATGTATAGAACAATTAAATACGCTTAAAGCTCAAGGTAAGCCTTTTGAATATACTCTTTTTCCTAAATTGAGCCACAACACTTCTTCTAGCAATGATACAGCTCCCGTTGATGTTGCTATCCAATGGATTAAGCAGAAAGTTTTCAATAAATATTCAAAATAA
- a CDS encoding EutP/PduV family microcompartment system protein — protein MKQHYQLEDIFTPSQPADVTFVERSEINKRLERALKTPGKQIILYGYSGVGKTTLLANKLKESQIKYIKTNCITGMTINDIIIDAFNQLDIYYPIEKSKSKSNGGGLDLNVSFWVIKAGLKDESKLETKHSHKRAVELPITPQNLAKYIGSKNLCWIIEDFHKIEESHKKQTAQIMKVFMDSSTEYNKLKIIALGAVNSAREVVQYDPEMRNRIAELEVPLMDIQNLKRIISNGEKYLNIEFDDAIKNRISTYSSGLPSVTHNLCLIMCELNNVRETQTTKKNIFSNKFNEAMEEFLEENSDSFKNIFEHATKIIHKRKNENPLDLLNAIIQLNKENFSISEIKDILQTIDHSYIGNNLKKYIDEFCSPLRSEILRFNENSNKYYFSNPFIKAYIQCVINKDVNINNNSFKSEDFKEEFKNILKIELSLAKKAFMLDFGDEFGSFEDF, from the coding sequence ATGAAACAACATTATCAATTAGAAGATATTTTCACTCCAAGCCAACCAGCCGACGTAACATTTGTTGAAAGAAGTGAAATTAATAAAAGACTTGAAAGAGCATTAAAAACTCCGGGTAAGCAAATAATTCTATATGGTTATTCAGGTGTTGGTAAAACAACATTATTAGCAAACAAACTTAAAGAATCCCAAATAAAGTACATAAAAACTAATTGTATTACTGGGATGACAATTAATGATATTATTATCGACGCATTTAATCAGCTTGATATATATTACCCTATAGAGAAAAGTAAAAGTAAATCTAATGGTGGTGGATTAGATTTAAATGTATCTTTCTGGGTTATTAAAGCTGGACTAAAAGACGAAAGTAAATTAGAAACAAAACACTCGCACAAACGTGCTGTGGAACTCCCAATAACTCCTCAAAATCTAGCTAAATATATAGGTTCTAAAAATTTATGTTGGATTATCGAAGATTTTCATAAAATTGAGGAAAGTCATAAAAAGCAAACGGCTCAAATTATGAAAGTTTTTATGGATTCTTCCACAGAATATAATAAACTAAAGATAATTGCCTTAGGCGCGGTTAATTCGGCAAGAGAAGTTGTTCAATACGACCCAGAAATGCGTAACAGAATTGCAGAATTAGAGGTACCATTGATGGATATTCAAAATTTAAAAAGAATCATCTCTAATGGAGAAAAATATTTAAATATTGAATTTGATGATGCAATAAAAAATAGAATAAGTACTTATTCCAGTGGACTACCTTCAGTTACACATAATTTATGTTTAATTATGTGTGAATTAAATAATGTAAGAGAAACTCAAACTACCAAGAAAAATATTTTTTCAAACAAATTTAATGAGGCAATGGAAGAATTTTTAGAAGAAAATTCTGATTCTTTTAAAAACATTTTTGAACATGCTACAAAAATTATCCATAAAAGAAAAAATGAAAATCCTCTTGATTTATTAAATGCAATAATTCAATTAAATAAAGAAAATTTTTCCATATCAGAAATTAAAGATATACTTCAAACAATCGATCATTCATATATAGGAAATAATTTAAAGAAATATATTGATGAGTTTTGTTCGCCTTTAAGATCAGAAATTCTAAGGTTTAACGAAAACTCAAATAAATATTACTTTTCTAATCCCTTTATAAAAGCATATATACAATGTGTTATAAACAAAGATGTAAATATCAATAATAATAGTTTTAAATCAGAAGACTTCAAAGAAGAATTTAAAAATATTTTAAAAATTGAGTTGAGTTTGGCTAAAAAGGCTTTTATGCTTGATTTTGGAGACGAATTTGGAAGTTTTGAAGACTTTTAG
- a CDS encoding AbiJ-NTD4 domain-containing protein, with protein sequence MKFSERIGKNKVKKIIQIDEIDEELKNSLWNAVTFYYWDIVQESFISSNNKTVSTFLTRIWIHYFKRRVDEMPKYFRELHRDIKDFFFNSPWYEVYDFIEFLPSNYNFNNYDDSYNTSFINFCNKILKDELSGYRFVNNMITPITNEEELLSVNAVLQNTDNLQTINLHITRAIELFSERKNPDYRNSIKESISAVEAYCAIITNDQKATLGQALKKLEDKTKIHSALKKAFSNLYGYTSEADGIRHALLEQNDLQQEDAKFMLVSCSAFINYLVDKISRIQQ encoded by the coding sequence ATGAAATTCTCAGAAAGGATTGGAAAAAATAAAGTTAAAAAAATTATTCAAATTGATGAAATTGATGAGGAATTAAAGAACTCTCTTTGGAATGCAGTTACTTTTTATTATTGGGATATAGTGCAAGAATCATTTATTAGTTCTAATAATAAAACTGTATCAACATTTTTAACTAGAATATGGATACATTATTTCAAGAGAAGAGTTGATGAAATGCCTAAATATTTTAGAGAATTGCATAGAGACATAAAAGACTTCTTTTTTAATAGTCCTTGGTATGAAGTTTATGATTTTATTGAGTTTCTTCCAAGTAATTACAATTTTAATAATTATGATGATAGTTATAACACTAGTTTTATAAACTTTTGTAATAAAATATTAAAAGATGAGCTATCAGGTTATCGTTTTGTAAATAATATGATAACGCCAATAACAAACGAAGAAGAATTATTATCTGTAAATGCAGTTTTACAAAATACAGATAATTTACAAACTATTAATTTGCATATTACACGAGCTATAGAATTATTTTCAGAGAGAAAAAATCCAGACTATAGAAATTCAATAAAAGAATCAATAAGTGCAGTTGAAGCTTATTGTGCAATTATTACTAATGATCAAAAAGCAACTCTAGGGCAAGCTTTAAAAAAATTAGAAGATAAAACAAAAATTCATTCTGCATTAAAAAAGGCTTTTTCAAACCTTTATGGTTATACTAGTGAAGCAGATGGAATAAGACATGCATTACTTGAACAAAATGACTTACAACAGGAAGACGCTAAATTTATGTTGGTCTCCTGTAGTGCTTTTATAAATTACCTAGTAGATAAGATTAGTAGAATTCAACAATAG
- a CDS encoding helix-turn-helix domain-containing protein, which yields MDVLQDEILKKFGEHVKDLRLKSGLTQDDVVLNSSKITKATVSDIENGKRNFAFTTLIDLARGLNVLPKDLLDFKID from the coding sequence ATGGACGTTTTACAAGATGAAATACTAAAAAAATTTGGAGAACACGTTAAAGATTTAAGACTTAAATCTGGACTTACGCAAGATGATGTTGTTCTAAATAGTTCTAAAATTACTAAGGCTACAGTAAGTGATATAGAAAATGGAAAAAGAAATTTTGCATTTACTACATTAATTGATTTGGCTAGAGGCTTAAATGTATTGCCTAAAGATTTATTGGATTTTAAAATTGATTAA
- a CDS encoding CBS domain-containing protein, producing the protein MKQRVPVSQIMTKELITLNLKQSLYEAENLFKKHKIRHIPVVENQKLLGVLSYSDLLKISYADVEESDDAEDVPVSAVVYDVFTISQVMTKAPLTVNPETTIKEVAEILSEHSFHSVPVVENGDLKGIVTTTDILKYLLQQY; encoded by the coding sequence ATGAAACAAAGAGTTCCAGTTTCCCAAATTATGACTAAAGAACTGATTACACTTAATCTTAAACAATCATTGTATGAGGCTGAAAATTTATTTAAAAAACATAAAATAAGGCATATTCCGGTTGTTGAAAATCAAAAGTTATTAGGAGTATTAAGTTATAGTGATTTGTTAAAGATCAGCTATGCAGATGTAGAAGAATCGGATGATGCTGAAGATGTTCCTGTATCAGCAGTGGTATATGATGTATTTACAATTTCGCAGGTGATGACAAAAGCTCCCCTCACTGTAAATCCTGAGACTACCATAAAAGAAGTAGCAGAGATTTTATCTGAACATAGTTTCCATTCTGTTCCTGTGGTAGAAAATGGTGATCTAAAAGGTATTGTGACTACTACAGATATTTTAAAGTATTTATTACAACAATATTAA
- a CDS encoding T9SS C-terminal target domain-containing protein, whose amino-acid sequence MKTKLLFLSLLGSFLAYTQTLHFKNLANMSAGRGAITSVIVNDNIYVSNGYLEKGGNANYIEKYNIADNTWSIVNSNLLTKKFANSETYDNKIYIFNGWGNSHLEIVDLATNTITKGAVNRSYTGNAGSAIHNGKIYVFGGSGLNGAATTKFSNRFQYYDIASDTWHPLPDMPTARETKGKIVNDKLYVIGGFNGTSSRLINVYDLNTNRWTNQYTMPAGISGHSLAVSGNKIFIAGGYNNQTFLAYFDTATNKFHQLSSNMIPRRHAAAEVYNDKLYIIGGSTTSLTSSAIKSIQVADINESILSSNTAEEDYETKARVYTNVYRDGFVISNKNNSNQFEYTVFTIDGRQVSKGFAYYNRNIDLTKVEKGTYIFTYKNEQGIVQKIKVMR is encoded by the coding sequence TTGAAAACAAAATTATTATTCCTTTCATTATTGGGTTCATTCTTAGCCTATACACAGACACTTCATTTTAAAAATCTCGCTAATATGTCTGCAGGCAGAGGAGCCATAACCAGTGTAATTGTGAATGATAATATCTATGTGAGCAATGGATATCTGGAAAAAGGAGGTAACGCCAATTATATTGAGAAATATAATATTGCTGATAACACCTGGAGTATTGTCAATTCTAATCTCCTAACCAAAAAATTTGCGAATTCTGAAACTTACGATAATAAAATCTATATTTTTAACGGTTGGGGAAACAGCCATCTTGAAATTGTAGACCTTGCCACCAATACAATAACGAAGGGCGCTGTTAACCGTTCCTATACGGGAAATGCAGGTTCGGCCATCCATAATGGCAAAATATATGTCTTCGGCGGCAGCGGGCTGAACGGCGCTGCCACCACTAAATTTTCTAACAGATTTCAATATTACGATATCGCTTCCGATACATGGCATCCGTTACCCGATATGCCCACAGCCAGAGAAACAAAAGGCAAAATTGTGAATGATAAGCTTTATGTCATTGGGGGCTTCAATGGTACCTCATCCCGCCTGATCAATGTTTACGACCTCAACACTAATCGCTGGACCAATCAATATACAATGCCGGCCGGGATATCCGGACATTCATTAGCCGTATCCGGCAATAAGATTTTTATTGCAGGAGGGTATAATAACCAAACCTTTCTGGCCTATTTTGATACTGCAACCAATAAATTCCATCAGTTATCATCCAATATGATCCCCAGAAGACACGCTGCAGCGGAAGTATATAATGATAAACTATACATTATTGGCGGAAGTACAACCTCACTCACCAGCTCAGCTATTAAAAGCATACAAGTGGCAGATATTAATGAAAGTATACTCTCTTCAAATACTGCTGAAGAAGACTATGAGACTAAAGCAAGAGTGTATACCAATGTATATAGAGACGGCTTTGTTATCAGTAATAAAAATAATAGCAATCAATTTGAATACACTGTTTTTACAATAGATGGCAGGCAGGTTAGCAAAGGTTTTGCCTATTATAACAGAAATATAGATTTAACAAAAGTGGAAAAAGGAACTTATATTTTCACATATAAAAATGAGCAGGGAATTGTGCAAAAGATTAAAGTAATGAGATAA
- a CDS encoding DUF2461 domain-containing protein — translation MKKAFEFLKQLEKNNTREWFAQHKSEYEPIVKENKVFFYQIYTELQEYDKLKGIHIFRIYRDVRFSKDQKPYKTNFGVGYSRVKPMLRGGYYIHLEPGNSFVGGGFWAPDAKDLLRIRKEFETSTKEIDKITSDKTFVKYFGELKGDAVKTAPRGFDKNHPAIELIRKKQFVVMRKFTDEEVFSDTFQKEAVKTLLAMRPFFDYMSEVLTTDLNGEPLI, via the coding sequence ATGAAAAAAGCATTTGAATTCCTCAAACAATTAGAAAAAAACAATACCCGCGAATGGTTTGCCCAGCACAAGTCTGAATATGAACCAATTGTAAAAGAAAACAAAGTTTTTTTTTACCAGATCTATACTGAGCTACAGGAATATGATAAACTGAAAGGAATTCATATTTTCAGGATCTACAGGGATGTTCGTTTCTCAAAAGATCAGAAGCCGTATAAAACCAATTTTGGTGTGGGATATTCCCGCGTAAAACCGATGTTGAGAGGTGGATATTATATTCATCTGGAACCCGGCAACAGTTTTGTAGGCGGCGGCTTTTGGGCGCCTGATGCCAAGGATCTGCTCCGCATCCGGAAAGAATTTGAGACCAGCACCAAGGAAATAGACAAAATTACTTCAGATAAGACCTTTGTAAAATATTTCGGGGAACTTAAAGGGGATGCTGTAAAAACGGCTCCGCGGGGTTTTGATAAAAACCATCCAGCCATAGAGTTAATCAGAAAAAAACAATTTGTAGTGATGCGAAAATTTACTGATGAAGAGGTCTTCTCAGATACTTTCCAAAAAGAAGCCGTAAAAACATTACTGGCCATGCGTCCTTTTTTTGACTATATGAGCGAAGTGCTTACAACGGATCTTAATGGAGAGCCTTTAATTTAA
- a CDS encoding DUF1801 domain-containing protein codes for MTIQQQISEYISSLPEPKRTDMYDLHLLLLEIMPDAKLWFLDGKNDEGKTVSNPNIGYGLQTMQYADGKTREFYQIGMSANTTGISVYIMGINDKTYLSRTYGAEIGKASITGYCIKFKALKDINIEGLKAAVQYGYRQKF; via the coding sequence ATGACCATCCAACAACAAATCTCCGAATACATTAGCAGCCTGCCTGAACCAAAGCGTACAGATATGTATGATCTTCACCTCCTTTTACTAGAGATTATGCCGGATGCTAAATTGTGGTTTCTTGATGGTAAAAACGATGAAGGTAAAACCGTTTCCAATCCGAATATCGGGTATGGCCTTCAAACAATGCAATATGCAGACGGGAAAACCAGAGAGTTCTACCAGATCGGAATGAGCGCCAATACCACGGGAATATCTGTTTATATCATGGGAATAAATGATAAAACCTATTTATCCAGAACCTATGGAGCAGAAATAGGAAAAGCCAGCATAACCGGATATTGTATTAAATTTAAAGCCCTGAAAGACATTAACATTGAAGGGCTGAAAGCAGCTGTACAATATGGCTATAGGCAAAAATTTTAA
- a CDS encoding phosphodiester glycosidase family protein codes for MLFISCKEKIQHDESFVIYQVNPKKQNLKLYWKNSKDEILKSISNLKKDIESRNEKLVFAMNGGMFEADNTPKGLYIENSRILKPLDTLQGSGNFYLQPNGVFYITQNNHPGIAETKKFRQTAAIRYATQSGPMLLMDGKINPIFQKDSKNLNIRNGVGILENGEIIFIMSKKEVNFYSLAQLFKEMGCKNALYLDGYVSRAYLPEKKWAQTDGDFGVMIGITKP; via the coding sequence ATGCTTTTTATCTCCTGTAAAGAAAAAATACAGCATGATGAAAGCTTTGTCATCTATCAGGTGAATCCTAAAAAGCAGAATTTAAAATTATATTGGAAAAACAGTAAAGATGAAATTCTAAAGAGTATCAGCAATCTGAAAAAAGATATAGAATCCCGAAATGAAAAATTAGTTTTTGCCATGAATGGCGGAATGTTTGAGGCTGATAATACTCCAAAAGGACTATATATAGAAAACTCCAGGATACTGAAACCGCTGGATACATTGCAGGGCTCCGGAAATTTCTACCTACAGCCCAATGGAGTATTTTATATTACCCAAAACAACCATCCGGGAATAGCCGAAACGAAAAAATTCAGGCAAACGGCAGCCATCCGATACGCTACTCAATCCGGACCGATGCTATTAATGGACGGCAAGATCAATCCTATCTTTCAAAAAGACTCTAAAAACCTGAATATCAGAAACGGTGTCGGTATTTTAGAAAATGGCGAAATTATTTTTATAATGTCTAAAAAAGAGGTTAATTTCTATAGCCTCGCTCAACTGTTTAAGGAAATGGGATGTAAAAACGCTTTATATCTTGACGGGTATGTTTCCAGAGCTTATCTTCCTGAGAAAAAATGGGCTCAGACCGATGGAGACTTTGGAGTAATGATAGGAATTACAAAACCTTAA
- a CDS encoding dihydrofolate reductase family protein → MKKIILDLATTLDGFIEGPNGEIDWCIMDDDMDFDGFISGIDTIFYGRVSYDTWGNYKPDENAAPEEVDFWEAIHAKKKFVFSSQDREDEKATFIHSDLVEKVSEIKKQGGKDIWLYGGAGLIKTFIQNNLIDVYRISVHPVALGSGKPLFEDLKERLNLKLVKTNVFKSGVVQLIYHP, encoded by the coding sequence ATGAAAAAAATCATATTAGACCTGGCTACAACCTTAGATGGATTTATTGAAGGACCCAACGGAGAAATAGATTGGTGCATCATGGATGATGATATGGATTTTGATGGTTTCATATCCGGAATTGATACCATTTTCTATGGAAGGGTAAGCTATGATACATGGGGAAATTATAAACCTGATGAAAATGCCGCTCCGGAAGAAGTGGATTTCTGGGAAGCCATTCATGCAAAGAAGAAATTTGTATTTTCAAGTCAAGACCGGGAAGATGAGAAGGCAACATTCATCCATTCTGATCTTGTGGAAAAAGTTTCGGAAATTAAAAAACAGGGAGGAAAAGATATCTGGCTGTATGGCGGGGCGGGTCTTATCAAGACTTTTATTCAGAATAACCTGATTGATGTGTACAGGATATCTGTGCATCCGGTTGCTCTAGGAAGCGGAAAACCTCTTTTTGAAGATTTAAAAGAAAGGTTAAATTTAAAGCTCGTTAAAACGAACGTATTCAAATCCGGTGTTGTACAGCTAATTTATCACCCATAG